The Plectropomus leopardus isolate mb unplaced genomic scaffold, YSFRI_Pleo_2.0 unplaced_scaffold14171, whole genome shotgun sequence genomic sequence gacatgcatctgtttctattattgctgtgtctctctccccctctctccctttgtctcaccctctcctcccctctctctttcgctttcttttttgccatgattgtatttcatttgttatttacatctatcgctcgtctgtccgtcctgaagagggatccctcatcatcctctgctgctcttcctgaggtttcttcctctctcccccctcctccccctctctcccccctctcttacaggggttctttttcgggagtttctcctcaggtgatgtgagggtctgagggcagagggagggtgcctgctgtaaagctctctgaggcaaaccatgtttgtgataatgggctctatgaataaaactgacttgtTTCTCAGGACCAGCTGCAGCAGAAGCTGGTGTGTCCAGGTGTGGTCACCTGTCTCACCTCGTCTCCTGATGGACTCTTCCTCGCTGCCGGAGTCGCTGAGGCTGTTTACCTGTGGGAGGTTAGTCAACTGATGATATCACAACATCTGTTCTCTGATTGCTTCAGGTGTATAATCTGTTCTCTGATTGGTCCAGGTGTCCACAGGTAAGCTGCTGTGTGTCCTCAGTCGTCACTATCAGGATGTCACCTGTCTGAAGTTCACAGACGACAGCAGCCATTTTGTTTCTGGCGGAAAAGACAACCTGGCTCTGGTATGGAGTCTGTccaggtaacacacacctgaacacacacctcaacacacatgaacacacacctcAACACACCTGAatatacatgaacacacacttgAACACACACCTCCACTCTGACTGCTGATTGGTCCAGTCCACCTCACCAGAACCAGTCAGACCAGCAGAGCCACAGAGAGGCTCCCAGTTAGAGCCATAAATACAGAATAACAAGTCTATAGATAGCAAACCTGCAAATAACTAAGTTACATAAGTAACTGATGCTGCAGACTGTGTCACCACGGTAACTGATGCTGCAGATTgtgtcaccatggtaactgatgCTGCAGACTGTATCACCACGGTAACTGATTCTTCAGATTGTGTCACCACGGTAACTGATGCTGCAGACTGTGTCACCACGGTAACTGATGCTGCAGATTGTGTCACCACGGTAACTGATGCTGCAGCCTGTGTCACCACGGTAACTGATTCGGCAGACCATGTCACCACGGTAACTGATGCTGCAGCCTGTGTCACCACGGTAACTGATGCTGCAGACCGTGTCACCACGGTAACTGATGCTGCAGACTGTGTCACTATGGTAACTGATGGACACATAACAATTCTTCACGATCTAAGTGATTTATAGTCTGCTTCATTACAGACAGCGTCAGACCGATAATATAGTTATCGATTATAAAGTTTAAATCTGCTGCATCAAGTTTAAAGTTTCAGAGCTGCAGAATGATGAGTTAGAAATAATGCAGTGATAAAACAGATCGTCTGTATTAACTTTTGCATTCACTAAACATCATTTTCTGTCTGCTCTCACCTTCACTCAGAAAAGGGTTGTTTTGTgctgaaatacatttgaatattcTTCGGAGGAGGAAGTAGGCGGCACGCAATCGATCGAAGTGTCACATGACGCATTCGGAGCTTCATGTGGCTGGTTTTCTGTGAACTCGCTCAGAGTCTGAAGCAGAAAGTGTTAACGGACACAGCTGATTGGCTCCTTCATGGTTTCTGTCAGCTCAGACACGGAGAGACGACTCTGCTCGGCTTCAAAGTTTAACCCTCCGCTGCCCAGAGACCCGAAAACCAACAGTTACTGATGGAGGGTCTGAATGTGACGA encodes the following:
- the LOC121964134 gene encoding WD repeat-containing protein 18-like → DQLQQKLVCPGVVTCLTSSPDGLFLAAGVAEAVYLWEVSTGKLLCVLSRHYQDVTCLKFTDDSSHFVSGGKDNLALVWSLSSVIQLDSNHAPEPRHVLSRHSLPITDLHCGLMGAQARVATASLDQTVK